The region CACCACGCACTTTAAAATGGTGCATTACCACAACCATTAAAAAGCCTAAAAGTGCAAGAAGTACAGAAGGTTGCTTAAGGTCACCTAAGCCAACCAATGTTGCTGGGTTATCTACAATGATGCCTGCATTCTTCAGTGCAATCAGAGCAAGGAATAAACCAATACCACCACCAATCGCGAGTTTCAGTGACATTGGAATGGCATTAACAATCGCCTCACGTATTTTGAACATACTGATGGCAATAAATACCAGACCTGACACAAAAACTGCACCCAATGCAGTTTGCCATGGCACACCCATTCCCAGACACACAGAATAGGTAAAGAAAGCATTCAAGCCCATGCCGGGTGCAAGCGCAATTGGATAGTTCGCTATAAGCCCCATCACCAGACAGCCAATTGCGGCTGCAAGACAGGTTGCAACGAAGACAGCCCCATGATCCATCCCTGTTTCGGATAAAATCATCGGATTGACAATAATGATGTAACACATCGTTAAGAATGTAGTTACACCTGCAAGAACTTCTGTACGGAAACTGGTTTTATTTTCACTCAGTTTGAACAGACGTTCCAGCATATTTTCGGAAGATGGATTAGGAGTCGTCATGACCTAGCCCCTATTGAGTAAACTTTATGCCTGAGCATTCCACAAAATCCATGTACTTCTAGGTAAAGGATTTTACGGATGAGTTAGCAACGAATATGCCAGCATCGCTATTCGACGGGTCAAGTAATCTTAAATCACAGCAAAACAGTAACCATGAATAAGAACAAAAAAACTAAACAAAAAAGCTGCATAATCTTATGCAGCTCATTAATAAATGAATTGAATCAATTGTTTACAATAACTTAAACTTGATCCAATATTTTGTTTTCAGAATTATAACACATTGATTTTTTATTGTTTCTAAAATTTAAATTTAATTATCTATTCAATCCTTAACTGTTCAGTCATCTAAAAAAACTGATTATTTTTCTATAATTAGAGGCTCACTCAATCAGATATTAAATTAATGACGAGTATGTTTCGCTTCAATTGCTTGCAGGGAATTATTGGCATCAGTAATGATTCGGTTAATTTCTTGCTGGCGCCTATTTTCACTTTGCTTATAAACATAATACCCCATCACACCGACCAATAGAGCGCAAACTGGAATTACATAACTTTTCATAATTATAGGCATTCTTCTACATTTTTAAGACTATGTGGATAAATTATCAATTATTCATGTGATAAAGTAGATGAATTTCTATATGAATTGTAACTAATATTATAAATTTGTACAATATTGACTCAGCTTAGTTTTATATATCAGGATTTATGAAAGAAAAATCATATTTTTATGGTTTATACAAAGAATTGATCTGTTTAAATAAAATAATAAATATATTGTTTTTATATATATTATTAATAAATATGCGAAGTAGATTGTGATTTTTTATATTAAAATCAATTATATAAATACTAAATAAATAACTATTCCGATTAAATATTTAACTTAAGTAGATTCTCATTTTTAATAGTTAGGTTGATAAAAAATCAGTTTTTAAGGCTTTATTTATAAAGAATATTAAATCCCCCTCTAACTCATTACCAAAATCCTCCATAACACCATTTATCTCATTCACTTATCTTGGTTCTTAAACAGAATTTAAATTGTATGCTTTGAAATTGATGCTACTTTTTATAGCAGAATTCTTATCCTTAAAAAGCAAAGACTAAAATTCCGCACCTTTTTTACTGCTTTATTATTTATCTATAAAAAAAGACCACCTGTAGGTGATCCTTTTTTTAATTAAATATGCCTACTTAAGCAACGAGTTGTTCATCACGCTTAAAGACCAGTTCACCTTTAAGGGAACTCTCCGCATCAAAGTAATACCCTTCAGTATTAAAACCTTTCAGGTCTTCTACTCGATCAATCCTGTTTTCAATAATAAAGCGCGCCATCAGACCACGGGCTTTTTTGGCATAGAAACTGATGACTTTGTATTTACCATTTTTTTGATCCAGGAACACAGGCTTGATGATCTCCGCCTGAATTTTGCTTTCCTTAACAGATTTATAGTATTCATCAGAAGCAATATTCACCAAAAGCTCTGAATTCGCTGCTGCAAGATCATGATTGATTAGCTCAGTAATGATATGCCCCCAGAATTCATACAGGTTATGACCACGCGGGTTGGCAAGTTTTGTTCCCATCTCTAAACGATAGGGCATCATCAGATCCAATGGACGTAA is a window of Acinetobacter sp. ASP199 DNA encoding:
- the yaaA gene encoding peroxide stress protein YaaA, which codes for MLALISPAKTLDYESSLPTDQHTQARLLKHSQELIKVASKLSAIEIASLMSVSEKIAHLNVERFRDWQAEFDLSNARQAIFAFKGDVYTGLDAYNLKDHHLSYAQEHLRMLSGLYGLLRPLDLMMPYRLEMGTKLANPRGHNLYEFWGHIITELINHDLAAANSELLVNIASDEYYKSVKESKIQAEIIKPVFLDQKNGKYKVISFYAKKARGLMARFIIENRIDRVEDLKGFNTEGYYFDAESSLKGELVFKRDEQLVA